The following nucleotide sequence is from Malania oleifera isolate guangnan ecotype guangnan chromosome 4, ASM2987363v1, whole genome shotgun sequence.
GCAAAAAATAGCTCCAAATGAAATCTCATGTCCTGGCATGTGGTGTCGGAGCTGGCATCTTGTGAACAAGCACATTAAGGCATCTGACCCACTTATCAATGATGAGTTTATGGAGTAATCTGATCTGCAGTGTCTGTGGATGATTTTGGTGTTGATTTTGCAAACGGGACATGGGAAGTGGTTGGATGTCAGTAGCTGTAGCATCTGTTGAAGTTAACAGGTTTCCAGCAATCCTAACTTTCTTCTTGTCTTATGTGCGACTAATAGCTATGTATGGTTTAGGTCTCAAGTCTTTGCTCTGATAGCATGTTGAAATATTGGAATAGTAGGAGAACCCATAGATTGAGCAAGTCTGCTTTTCTATATATAATAAACTCTTGGTACAGTAGGTGTTGTTCATATCCTTACTAACATGCTAACCTGTAAAATGTATGAGAGAAGGATAGAGGTGCGACTGGCTTAAAGTTTGTGAGTGATATGGTTAATTGGGTGATGATGTGATGGAAATAAATGTTAACTTCATGATTATTCTCAATCGACTGGGTCTCATATTAAATGCACTATGCAAAAAGACTTTTTTTCGGACTGCCAAGAAGGTGTAAAGGGCATTAGAAGAAGCTCTTTTTGTTTGAGCAATGAGAGTCAGGACATATGTTTTTCTGATGCAAGTAATGTTCTGTAGCTaacttttttttgtttattttttaaaatgacattGTGGAAGGTAATGTCTGTCACATGATTCAGCTAAAGTATTGTCTTTTCCATATTATCCCATCCTTGTCGTATACAATGTACGAGTTTAACATCCTAATGCTCAATATCCTTTGGTTATTTATGTTGAAATTCTCAAGTTAAACATGGGATTTTAAATCACTTTTTTGTTTGTGCTTCTCAGCATTATGCTATGGCTGGTCTTAGTACATGCTTAGTGATACATTCCCAAGACCCTACCGCTGAATATCTTCTAAATTGTAAGATCGGAACTACTCCTGTCACATGTGGCAAGAACCTCTCAGCTGTTAGGTTGGAAACCACTAAAGTGTGTTTTTACTTCCTTTTCCATTTCGTCTGTCATCTTGAAGTTACTCCTTAAGGGGCTCATGACTCAATCAAATATGCTTCATAACTGTAGATGATTCTTGAACCTCTCTATCGGATGAAGCAAGCAGATGCCCGTCTTAATATGACCCAAGGAATTCTTGAAGGGGTGGGTATGTAAGAATCTCTTAACTATTGGTGCAATGTCATTGAAAATTATACAGCTTGTATTTATTGTGTTATCCATGAAAGACCTATTATGCAGAGTCTTTTCATAATGTTGTAGGTGGTGGGAGAAGAGCTTGGGGTCCTTCCTGGGATGGATcctatattttcagtatatatgcTCGAGAAGCTTGTAGGACTCTTTGGGATTGTGGGTAAAAGAAATCATCAAAaagataaatttgacataataGTATATGATGGTATTAGCTCTGAGGAAACTTTACGGATAATAGGTGCCCCCAGTAGAGCAAggttgactctctctctctctctctctctctcacacacacacacacacaccaaacACATGGTGATATGATATGCATCCCATGATTTCAGACTTTACTTGAAATATTGGCGGAGTGTGGCCGAGAAGACGGATATTGGGAGGTTGGCTGGTCCTTCACTTTTGAGACTTGTCAGAGAAGCCCTGAATTTAAGCAGTGGTGGGTCCCATATCAATGGGAAAATGAGTGCAGAAATATGGGACACTGTGGAACGAGCTCTGGAGGTAACACtgatacccttttttttttttttttccccggtTCTCTTGGTGTCAATGTAACTCAAATGAGATTCTACATGTTCTATGCAGAGAGGATCTTCTGCATTTTTAGTACCACAGAAGTTTGGCTGCTACCTTGTGATGGACGCCAACAATCCAGCCTCTGTGAGTTCTGCTTTACGCCATTGGGGTTGTGCCATCCAAGCTGGTGCACATGTTTCTGGTGCATTTTGTGTCACTCCTTCACATTCTTCGGTAGAATTGGCTAGAATAGTTGAGGACCTTTCACCATTGCCGTTTGCTTTGCTTCCATATCTCTCATCGAGTTATCCCCTGGATTGGAATTCAATAGTTACAAATGTTCTCAGCAAAGATGCAAGAGACCTTCTTTCTGTACCAGGAAGTCAAAGCAGCAGTCATATGCCATACATTCAGTTTGATCGGGTCAAAAAATCTGTAACTCTTCTCTTGCCGGGTTTTGACAAGTCAGATATAAAGCTATATCAAGTATGTTTGTGTCATTGCTTTTTTGACACTTCGTATCACTTCATCATGGTCAAATTGGTCTCATTGCTATTTATCAGATATCATGTCGTCATAAGGTGCATGAGCTTTTTCTTCTTAGAACAAGTTTAGAGCAGCAAGGGCCAGCTCTTAGTTGTCTTTTCGATTTTCTAATAGATCGCAATTCATTAAAGGGGGGaacatgaaataaaaataaagacaatgTAGTTTATGATTCATTTCAGCTTAAGTGGAACATCAAGGGGCATAACGTTGTGTACATATGGCAAAAAAGATTACTGAGAGATCCTTGAGGAATTGGATTGATTTAAGTGTCAAATAGATACAATTGGGTTTGGAAGATCTGTCAGAGTGCATTATTGGCATGtcttagtgacaaatttgaaaatCTGCAGTGTGTTACTGAGCTTTTCTTTCAGCttcttttgcctttttttttttttttttttgagttgcTGATTTTTGGCCACATTGTGATGATGAAGATTCTTCAATTATCTGTCAAATGCAGTATAGAGGTGGATCCGAATTGCTGGTGGAAGCAGGGGACCAAAGACGCGTTATTCGTCTACCTCTTGAAGTTCAAGGAAAGGTGGGAGGTGCTAAGTTTATAGATAGAAGTCTTGTTATCACAATGCGATAGTGTACTTCATTGCAGCTGCAGTCTTGTGTGGCTTGTGTGTAAAGAGGTATGAGAGAGAGAGCATCACATATTGTGTTGAGCTGTAATGCACCATGTTAACAATTTGTATTCCAGTAGGCCATGCTATGCACAATGCTAATGGCTCGCTCCCTACATGTTGCCATAAGGTATGCTACACATTTTGCTAGCCTTTTTTGGTGTCCTCGCTTAAGCATTTATGCTTGCATTGCTCATGTATGGGGTTGGTTTGTGCAATACCAGCATTTATTCTTGGAATCTTGAAACATGCATACAAGGCTGATACTGAAACATTTTATAAATCATCCGACCTGACCAGAGCAAGCTGGTTTGTGGTTACTATCGGCACGTGCTTTTTACCCCATCCCTATGACATTCTTTTACCTGAGTTCCCAAGCTCAAAAGGGCGTGCATGTAATGGAAATGGAACACAAGTTCAAAGGGGTTTAAATTGATTTCCAATATTTTCATACAAATGCATGGAATAGTTAGAGAAGTTGCTAAGCGTTTCTGTGAAGATGTAGGACTTCTATCAAGCAGGTGCCACGTACTCTTGTTTAAAGTGAAAAATTGTTACCCAATATAAATAATTTCCAAGGATATATTATGTCACAATGGTTGCGAAGTATAATCTGTTTAATTGCCTCTTTCCCCTTGAGCGGCAGAATTGATGGTACAGTAACCGGTATAAAATATGTTGGCCTCAAAATAACAAACAAGATAAATATACAACAGAAAATGAAAGGAAGAAGGTATTTGAAAAAGGTGGAGGGGGGGCCGCTCATGCGTCTATACGCTTGTCTTCCCCTGTTTGTGTGTGGACTCTGCTCCTCAGTTCCTCGAAAGCCTTCATGCTTTCTGCATCGAAGCCTCCTGCAAACTGGAAAAGAGTTGAAGCAAATTGAGTTACAACCATCAAGAACATCAATTTCCCATTTTCATAATTGTTACGAATTTTGTATCAGATGAGGTTTGACAAGCAGTCAAGACTTCTAGATGCAAAGATTCAGCAACCGTTCAATTCCTTACCAGTCACAAGCCGCAAGATTAGTACCGCCAGCATTATCCCAAAAAGCTCCTCATACATTTAGAACATTTATGCTATATGGATTCATGTTTCAAGATAAAAGAATCATAAGCGCAAATGTGATTATACCTGGTGAACTCGGAAAGCAAACCGCACTCCTTGCAGAACCAAAAATTCTCTGTTTGGCTCCTTCTCAGGTCCATTCAACACATCGAGTTCTGATGCGACGCGCTTCATGTACTTCTTTGCTAATTGTACAGATGAGAGCTTGATCTGCAGTGGCAACGATGTAATTTTGCCATTTTGTAGCATACAGATGAATATTTTTGACTCCAATGGAATGAAAGAATATGTTCTCTTTAAGCAAGGGAGTACTAACAAGTGAAATAATATATCTATTAGATTTTTTAAGCAATGACCAAAGATGAAACTTGGTCATTATTCAATAGAAGTTTTAccgtgcaaatattttttaagcttttgaGTTTTAGAAGATACTTATAAGTGAATTGATTGATATAGGCTAAAAATATCTTTAGGTTTTCAAGAGTCAATTCAAGTTTATTATAGGATCATTTGTGATAAAGTTGGACGTTGGAGTAAAAGTGATGTTACAATATAATGTTACTTTTTAGATAGTATACAGTAGCTTGGAAAGTATATTATTCTCAAGATCAATTTTACATAAAACTTTGACCATAGACTTTTGCAATAAGATGATTTTAGGCCTAAAATTAATTCCAACTTCACAAATGTGACTATTAATCAAATTGGTAAAGActaacttaaaaataattttaaagcatAATTACTTTGGTTACTTCTATTAAAAACTATCCCAAACAAATACTTTATAGCGTAGTTAACAAAGTTATTATTTGCCATATAACTTGCCAAACCAAACGAACAGCAGTTTTTAAAAATTCTCTTAAAAGTAATATCTGCACAATACTTTGATTTGGTTGTCATGGAAATTTTAAGAggattttaaatatatatatatatatatatgaaaacttTGTTACACATATCAGCATTGTTCAACATGAGACATCATGAACTATTTTCCATGAAAAGCAAATCTAAATTTCTCTAAAggaatatactaaaaaaaaagacaaaattaTAAGTAAAAACACTAGAATCATGAAAACTTGGACCaaagaatatatataaaaaaacatgtttttcatgtttaattgcaaatatttattTTCGTGTGTTTGATGTTAGTTATATAGCAAAAATGACTTCATTCGatgctattcaatattttaaaagaTGTCCTGCATCTAAATAAATCAAATGATTGAATAAGGTAAGAAAATATCTAcaactttaaaattatttttcactacATAGTTCTTTTTTTAACTAGttaaatattgttaattaatTGATTATGTGTTTCAACATTATCTACTAAAGTTACCTTCCATGGTAAATATACATTCATACTTCCCACATATATTGTCATTGAGTTCAAATATTTCTCAATTCAAATTAGATCTGTATATATGCATGTGActgtaaattttttatttgtgcattcagtatcttaaaataaaaatgtaatgGCGTCAATTGTCTATAAGATGACTGACTTCCAACCATTAATGTGCGTGGGAAAAATGACATAGTAACACAAAAAGAACCAACCCTGCGTTTAAATGTTTAACCAGGAGAAAGTCGGTATAACTTAGTCGTGGAGCGTACCTTGCCGACAACTCCTGAATCTAATAACCAATCTACAGGAATTCCGAACTCCCTACATCGTGAAACAGCCATGTCCCGTGTGCGCAAGAGTGCATACACACTCTGTTCCACTCTGGAGGAGTAATAAGAATGTAGTTCATATCATGGGCAAGTCAAGTTAACAAGTAAATAACTGCTTCTCAGCAGTTCAGGAACTACAACTAAGGGAGAAGAAAACACCTACTTTTCAAGCAATGAGTACATTTTCTTCAAAGCAGCTTCACATGAGAGTTTCGGATCATCAGCAAAAGAGGTTACTCGCTTCTCCAATTTCACCAGGTCCTGATATTCAAAGGCTGCCTCCCTTAATGCATCTGCTTTTCCTTCTGGCCAATCAAAGTGCTTCAGAACTGCCCGCTCATCAACCTTAACATTACAAAAACAATGGCACTGATAGTTATAAAGATAGATGATGCTGAACCTGTATCAAGTCAAGCAGTTAAAAGAAATGCTCTCATAGCTTATTCGGTGATCACTGATCAAGTCATGGAGCTTCAGCCCCCAGTTCTAAATGGAAATTCTGGGCTAGCTTAGAGTTATCGTATGCCCATTACTTGCCAGAATCTTCCATATTTACCAGACAattcctcttttttctttttttttttctaggctATAATATACATCTATGATACTGTACAAATTAATGTTTTAAACCATGAGTATTCTTGATAGAAACAGCACATTCAAACAGATTATGACTTAAATGGCATACCAGGAATGAGAGTTCTTCATCTAGCCAGTTGACAAATGCCACCAGATCTTCTATGTTTGTAAAGGAGGCTGCTCGGACTTCAGTTGCCAGTGACTGGACAAAATCACCTTGCGTTTCAACATCAGCTTTCACCTGGACACACAATTCAATTCCTGTTGagtaatgaatgcatatcatCCCTGGCCTATGGAAGAAGCTGGACATATTACAACTTACAGCTAATAGGAATGATGATCTGTTCTCAATCTCCCCAATCATGTTGCTCTTAATATCTGCTGCATTAGTTTTTGATGAAATTAAGGAAGGTGCATCTTTTTTCACCTCACGTTTCATTAGTGTCTGATAGAATTCAACTAGTTCAGGAGCCCTGTGAACCTTATCACCACTACCCATGCCTCTTGGCACACTTCCTGGCAGAGGAGGTGGGCGAGGTGGTCCACCAGGCGGAGGGGGTGGAGGCGGAGGACCTGGTGGAGGAGGAGGTTGAGACGTAGTATGTGGAACTCCACTTGAAGGATTAAAATTCACATAGTTAGGAGCACCTCCAGATGATTTAGGAGGCGGCCGAGGCACTCTGGGAGGTCTCTTCTCAATTTCGCCAAGTTTCATCTTGCTCACCGCTTGTGAATCAGTTACCTTACTGTCATTGGATTCGTTAACTGAATCACCGGAAACTACAACCTTCTCCCTAATCTGAGCAAGTTTTTGTGGCAAACTTGCAGATTTCTCTCTCTCAGCCTTTGCTCTCGATtcataattcaaattcaaatttgagttgTCCCCATACTTCTGCGCCCTTGCTTGCTCTGCCCTTTGCTTAATTTGCTTCTCCCTCTCCAGGGCCAACTTATGCCGGTCCTTGTATGCTGGATACTTTTCATCCAAAACTCCTTCAACCGATTTAGACATCAGTTGGAATGATGCTGAAACATTATTCAAGGAGTCACTGGAAAAAGTTTGCGTTCTTAGGTGGGGGAGATTTGGAGTTTCAGGAGATTCAGAAGGCTGCTGCTCCATCATCCCATATGTGGTGATGGCTACACCATCGCTTGCATTTCGTAACATAAGGGCTTCCAAGGGACCCCTTGATCGATTGCTTATGCTAGTCCCACTTGGAGAACCCCCACTGATGGATCTGGCTGGTGATGAAAGAAAACTTGAATCATCTTTACTTTTGCCCCATTTCCTCAGCTTTTGGATTAAGCTAGGTTTTTTACTGACACTACTGTATCTACTGGTTGAACTATCCATAGAAGCATTGTCAAAATCCTCACTTCCAGGGGAGGATGGATGAGAGAAATTGCTTTCAACATCAGTATCACCCAGACCACGTTCTGATCCTGCATATTCTAACATCAGCTGTTTAGCCTTCTCCTGTGATCTGGGGCTCAAATTTTTGTTTAGATCACGAGCTGATATCTTTCCTGCAGGTGTCTGATAGTTCCGGAGTTCATATCTCAAGCATGCATTGACCCAACGAAGGTACACTAGCTCTTCAACTTCACTGAACCTGTTCATCTGAAGTCCTTCCACTTGCTTTAAAAGGTCTTCAT
It contains:
- the LOC131152616 gene encoding uncharacterized protein At1g26090, chloroplastic isoform X1, which gives rise to MAVSSWSPILSPILVSPSFSAHRNPNSHFSIPRTRPLVVVASSSEDDISYRKPTKLVTFLGKGGSGKTTTAVFAAQHYAMAGLSTCLVIHSQDPTAEYLLNCKIGTTPVTCGKNLSAVRLETTKMILEPLYRMKQADARLNMTQGILEGVVGEELGVLPGMDPIFSVYMLEKLVGLFGIVGKRNHQKDKFDIIVYDGISSEETLRIIGAPSRARLYLKYWRSVAEKTDIGRLAGPSLLRLVREALNLSSGGSHINGKMSAEIWDTVERALERGSSAFLVPQKFGCYLVMDANNPASVSSALRHWGCAIQAGAHVSGAFCVTPSHSSVELARIVEDLSPLPFALLPYLSSSYPLDWNSIVTNVLSKDARDLLSVPGSQSSSHMPYIQFDRVKKSVTLLLPGFDKSDIKLYQYRGGSELLVEAGDQRRVIRLPLEVQGKVGGAKFIDRSLVITMR
- the LOC131152616 gene encoding uncharacterized protein At1g26090, chloroplastic isoform X2 produces the protein MAVSSWSPILSPILVSPSFSAHRNPNSHFSIPRTRPLVVVASSSEDDISYRKPTKLVTFLGKGGSGKTTTAVFAAQVVGEELGVLPGMDPIFSVYMLEKLVGLFGIVGKRNHQKDKFDIIVYDGISSEETLRIIGAPSRARLYLKYWRSVAEKTDIGRLAGPSLLRLVREALNLSSGGSHINGKMSAEIWDTVERALERGSSAFLVPQKFGCYLVMDANNPASVSSALRHWGCAIQAGAHVSGAFCVTPSHSSVELARIVEDLSPLPFALLPYLSSSYPLDWNSIVTNVLSKDARDLLSVPGSQSSSHMPYIQFDRVKKSVTLLLPGFDKSDIKLYQYRGGSELLVEAGDQRRVIRLPLEVQGKVGGAKFIDRSLVITMR
- the LOC131152614 gene encoding protein CHUP1, chloroplastic, which gives rise to MLVRFGFLVAASIAAYAVKQINVKNSRSSASLIKPAANGEASTENWSEGKDEEQVRCSKDEVGQQDKEEEEEEEKEEVKLISGFINPALSKKAHVEDEDILPEFEDLLSGEINFPLSSDKFDMGNNSDAEKDKVYETEMENNASELERLRILVKELEEREVKLEGELLEYYGLKEQESNIAELQKQLRIKTIEIDMLNITINTLQAERKKLQEEVSQGVSARKELEVARNKIKELQRQIQLEANQTKGQLLLLKQQVLGLQGKEEEAIKNDAEVEKKLKVLKELEVEVVELKRRNKELQHEKRELTVKLDTADARVTTLSSMTESEMVAKAREEVNNLRHANEDLLKQVEGLQMNRFSEVEELVYLRWVNACLRYELRNYQTPAGKISARDLNKNLSPRSQEKAKQLMLEYAGSERGLGDTDVESNFSHPSSPGSEDFDNASMDSSTSRYSSVSKKPSLIQKLRKWGKSKDDSSFLSSPARSISGGSPSGTSISNRSRGPLEALMLRNASDGVAITTYGMMEQQPSESPETPNLPHLRTQTFSSDSLNNVSASFQLMSKSVEGVLDEKYPAYKDRHKLALEREKQIKQRAEQARAQKYGDNSNLNLNYESRAKAEREKSASLPQKLAQIREKVVVSGDSVNESNDSKVTDSQAVSKMKLGEIEKRPPRVPRPPPKSSGGAPNYVNFNPSSGVPHTTSQPPPPPGPPPPPPPPGGPPRPPPLPGSVPRGMGSGDKVHRAPELVEFYQTLMKREVKKDAPSLISSKTNAADIKSNMIGEIENRSSFLLAVKADVETQGDFVQSLATEVRAASFTNIEDLVAFVNWLDEELSFLVDERAVLKHFDWPEGKADALREAAFEYQDLVKLEKRVTSFADDPKLSCEAALKKMYSLLEKVEQSVYALLRTRDMAVSRCREFGIPVDWLLDSGVVGKIKLSSVQLAKKYMKRVASELDVLNGPEKEPNREFLVLQGVRFAFRVHQFAGGFDAESMKAFEELRSRVHTQTGEDKRIDA